The following are encoded in a window of Labrus bergylta chromosome 16, fLabBer1.1, whole genome shotgun sequence genomic DNA:
- the copz2 gene encoding coatomer subunit zeta-2 isoform X2 → MDSTSPEPSLYTVKAVFILDNDGNRLLSKYYDRELYPSMKEQKNFERNVFNKTHKADNEIAFVEGMTIVYKSSIDLFFYVVGSSQENELMLMSVLNCIFESLSQILKKNVERRCLLDNMEGVFLVVDEIIDGGVILESDPQQVLQKVNYRADENPLSEQSVAQVLQSAKEQIKWSILK, encoded by the exons GAACCTTCACTCTACACAGTGaaagctgtttttatcctgGACAATGACGGGAACAGACTTCTGTCAAAG tacTACGACCGAGAGCTCTACCCGTCCATGAAGGAGCAGAAGAACTTTGAGAGGAACGTTTTCAACAAGACGCACAAAGCAGACA ATGAGATAGCATTCGTGGAGGGGATGACCATCGTCTACAAGAGCAGCATCGATCTCTTCTTCTACGTGGTGGGAAGTTCTCAGGAGAACGAG tTGATGCTGATGTCCGTCCTGAACTGCATCTTCGAGTCGCTCAGTCAGATCCTCAA gaaaaacGTGGAGCGGAGGTGTTTACTGGACAACATGGAGGGAGTGTTTCTGGTTGTGGATGAAATCATTGACGGAGG GGTGATTCTGGAGAGCGACCCCCAGCAGGTCCTACAGAAGGTCAACTACAGA gcgGATGAAAACCCGTTATCTGAACAGAGCGTGgctcag gTTCTGCAGTCGGCTAAGGAGCAGATCAAATGGTCCATCCTGAAATGA
- the copz2 gene encoding coatomer subunit zeta-2 isoform X1, translated as MDSTSPEPSLYTVKAVFILDNDGNRLLSKYYDRELYPSMKEQKNFERNVFNKTHKADNEIAFVEGMTIVYKSSIDLFFYVVGSSQENELMLMSVLNCIFESLSQILKKNVERRCLLDNMEGVFLVVDEIIDGGVILESDPQQVLQKVNYRADENPLSEQSVAQHITEKLALTTNVLQSAKEQIKWSILK; from the exons GAACCTTCACTCTACACAGTGaaagctgtttttatcctgGACAATGACGGGAACAGACTTCTGTCAAAG tacTACGACCGAGAGCTCTACCCGTCCATGAAGGAGCAGAAGAACTTTGAGAGGAACGTTTTCAACAAGACGCACAAAGCAGACA ATGAGATAGCATTCGTGGAGGGGATGACCATCGTCTACAAGAGCAGCATCGATCTCTTCTTCTACGTGGTGGGAAGTTCTCAGGAGAACGAG tTGATGCTGATGTCCGTCCTGAACTGCATCTTCGAGTCGCTCAGTCAGATCCTCAA gaaaaacGTGGAGCGGAGGTGTTTACTGGACAACATGGAGGGAGTGTTTCTGGTTGTGGATGAAATCATTGACGGAGG GGTGATTCTGGAGAGCGACCCCCAGCAGGTCCTACAGAAGGTCAACTACAGA gcgGATGAAAACCCGTTATCTGAACAGAGCGTGgctcag CACATAACAGAGAAACTGGCTCTGACCACTAAC gTTCTGCAGTCGGCTAAGGAGCAGATCAAATGGTCCATCCTGAAATGA